In the Candidatus Woesearchaeota archaeon genome, AAAAAGGATTTTCCACTCTTACAAAACAAGATACAGGGAAAATCATTAATCTATCTTGATAATGCGGCAACCACCCAAAAGCCTTCGGTAGTTATAAACACTCTCACGCATTATTATGAGTATCTCAATGCAAATATTCATCGTGGTTTATATCCGCTCAGCGAAGATGCTACCCTCCACTATGATCAGGCACGGAAAACAATTGCCTCTTTTATCAATGCACAGCCCGAAGAAGTTATCTTCACCAAAAATACAACAGAATCATTGAATTGTCTTGCCTATACCTTACAGGACCTTGTCGGAAAAAGAAATGAGATTGTGCTTACCCAGATGGAGCATCATGCAAACCTCGTTCCGTGGCAACAGCTGGCAAAGCGTCAGCGTATGGTCCTCAAGTTTATTCGTATGACTAAGAATTTTTTACTAGACTATGATGATGCGAAGCAGAAGATTACCAAAAAGACTGCCATTGTTGCCTTTCCTTTTGTTTCCAATGCTCTTGGAACCATCATTGATGTTCATCGTCTGGTTACCTTAAGTAAAGCAGTAGGTGCATATACGGTTGTTGATGCTGCGCAAGCAGTCCCTTCGATGCCTCTCAATGTGAAGTTGCTTGATGTTGACTTTTTAGCCTTCTCTGGACATAAAATGTGCGGCCCAACAGGAATTGGTGTACTCTATGGTAAACGTGCATTACTCGAAAAAATGCCTCCTTTTCAGACGGGTGGTGATATGATTCGGAGCGTAACATTCCAAACTGCAGAATGGAATGAACTTCCCATGAAGTTTGAGGCAGGAACGCAACATATTGCTGGTGCTTTAGGTCTGGCAGCAGCTGTTCAATATCTTTCACGAATAGGTATGCCAAATGTCAAACACTGGGAAGAGGAACTTTTACGTTATACACTTGACACCGTAAAGAAAGTTCCTGGCATCAGGGTTTATAATCCAGGTCATGGGAAAAGTGTAGGCATTCTTTCCTTTACTCTTCAAGGGATTCATCCTCATGATATTGCAGCTATTCTTGGAAACGAGGGCGTCTGTATACGAGGAGGTCATCACTGTGCCATGCCACTGATGGATGTTCTTGGTGTTCATGGAACTGCCAGGGCTAGCTTTTATGTCTATACAACAAAAGAGGATATTGACGCCTTTGTCGTTGGATTACAAAAAGTACAAGCATTATTTCAAAAGTAAACACGGTTATGAAAAAGAAGGTATATCCCATGGATGATACATTTACTGAAGCAATGTACAAGGAACATATCTTAGCATTGTATAAGCACCCGTCAAATTTTGGTAGACTTCCGAATCCAACCGGTGAACACAGGTCTACCAATCCGCTTTGTGGTGATGATATCACGATGCAACTTTTGATAAAGGATGATGTCATCGAGGAGGTTAAGTTCCATGGTCATGGATGTACAATCAGCATAGCTTCTGCTTCTTTGATAACTGAACGTCTCAAAGGTCAACCAGTTTCAAGCCTCGGCAGCTTAACTAAAGAAGAAGTGCTTGATATGTTACACATCCCTGTTGGACCGGTAAGGCTCAAATGTGCATTATTGCCTCTTGAAGCTGTTCGGTTGTGTCTTCCTCATTCCTCTACTGTTTCTGAGGTTACGAAGAAATAAGGTGAACACAATGACATTATTAAGCATAGATAATTTACATGTGTCTGTTGAAGGAAAAGAGATTATTAAAGGACTCCATTTGTCTCTTGAGAAGGGAAAGATCCATGCACT is a window encoding:
- the sufS gene encoding SufS family cysteine desulfurase yields the protein MVFTNNDARKVKKDFPLLQNKIQGKSLIYLDNAATTQKPSVVINTLTHYYEYLNANIHRGLYPLSEDATLHYDQARKTIASFINAQPEEVIFTKNTTESLNCLAYTLQDLVGKRNEIVLTQMEHHANLVPWQQLAKRQRMVLKFIRMTKNFLLDYDDAKQKITKKTAIVAFPFVSNALGTIIDVHRLVTLSKAVGAYTVVDAAQAVPSMPLNVKLLDVDFLAFSGHKMCGPTGIGVLYGKRALLEKMPPFQTGGDMIRSVTFQTAEWNELPMKFEAGTQHIAGALGLAAAVQYLSRIGMPNVKHWEEELLRYTLDTVKKVPGIRVYNPGHGKSVGILSFTLQGIHPHDIAAILGNEGVCIRGGHHCAMPLMDVLGVHGTARASFYVYTTKEDIDAFVVGLQKVQALFQK
- a CDS encoding iron-sulfur cluster assembly scaffold protein yields the protein MDDTFTEAMYKEHILALYKHPSNFGRLPNPTGEHRSTNPLCGDDITMQLLIKDDVIEEVKFHGHGCTISIASASLITERLKGQPVSSLGSLTKEEVLDMLHIPVGPVRLKCALLPLEAVRLCLPHSSTVSEVTKK